A genomic stretch from Arachis stenosperma cultivar V10309 chromosome 3, arast.V10309.gnm1.PFL2, whole genome shotgun sequence includes:
- the LOC130966712 gene encoding uncharacterized protein LOC130966712, whose translation MFTATNIVLNNIIEDGTTYAQRGEAYGVSKILLSFEFVFTLHLMKEIMGITNVLCQALQQQSQDIINAMHIVSTSKLLLQQLRDGGWCNFLANVKDFCEKHEIEVPNMSAQYVFGRGRSRQPSVTVEHHYRIDVFLATIDSQIQELNSRFNEQTIELLTLSCALDLKDNFKSFNIEEISKLAEKFYPLDFSSNELNILKSQLQHYQHDIPNHLKGIGTLSELCNKLQETEKSRTYHMIDRLICLVLTLPVSTGTTERALSAMKIIKTRLQSKMADEFLADNLVIYIKKELVAIFDTNLIIDDFENRKKRRIAFS comes from the coding sequence ATGTTTACTGCTACCAATATTGTTCTCAATAATATCATTGAAGACGGGACAACTTATGCACAAAGAGGTGAGGCTTATGGtgttagtaaaatattattgtcatttgaatttgttttcACTTTGCACTTGATGAAAGAGATTATGGGAATCACTAATGTTCTTTGCCAAGCACTGCAACAACAATCTCAAGATATTATTAATGCAATGCATATTGTTTCTACATCAAAGTTACTTCTTCAACAATTAAGAGATGGTGGATGGTGCAATTTTCTTGCAAATGTTAAAGatttttgtgaaaaacatgAAATTGAAGTCCCTAATATGAGTGCACAATATGTTTTTGGAAGAGGTCGATCTCGTCAACCAAGCGTGACAGTTGAGCATCATTATCGAATAGATGTATTCTTGGCAACAATTGACTCTCAAATACAAGAGTTGAATAGTAGATTTAATGAGCAAACAATAGAGCTTTTGACTTTGAGTTGTGCTTTGGATCTTAAGGACAATTTTAAATCATTTAATATTGAAGAAATTAGCAAGTTAGCAGAGAAGTTTTATCCCCTTGACTTTTCTTCTAATGAGCTAAATATTTTGAAATCTCAGTTGCAACATTATCAGCATGATATACCAAATCATTTGAAAGGCATTGGTACACTTTCTGAATTGTgcaacaagttgcaagaaacgGAAAAATCAAGAACTTATCACATGATTGATAGATTAATATGTCTTGTTTTGACTCTACCAGTGTCTACAGGAACAACAGAAAGAGCTTTATCAGCAATGAAAATTATTAAGACAAGACTCCAAAGTAAGATGGCTGATGAATTTCTTGCAGACAATTTGGTCatctatataaaaaaagaattagtAGCTATTTTTGACACAAATTTAATTAtagatgattttgaaaatagaaaaaaacgTCGAATAGCCTTTTCATAA